One Luteibacter aegosomaticola genomic window carries:
- a CDS encoding DUF6216 family protein, translating to MDLSFLPDPTPLAPYLSALAVALPVAWLAIRGRSLFPLRLRLWRLIHRKADVEAEWLAGPIRERMELMKCRALVMWADSYAEARRVEAWATARGVDLGTLGECRNYFDRKALTISDKLPHLWRVRGTALVFAYIACLFMTFGAILLSKDEAMVSLKANGHRFYLSAEGAHPLGVPRYAAMTVTDCKTNDDPAGFNGDRADVCDILSDPHLPAAVVSDVKAQHLAGGALCVLAAFVLLLLYRWTASVRSSHAVRDQIERHAAASIPVPSGGPVGRESW from the coding sequence ATGGATCTTTCGTTCCTCCCCGACCCGACCCCACTTGCGCCGTATCTTTCCGCCCTTGCCGTCGCACTTCCTGTTGCATGGCTGGCCATTCGTGGCCGCTCGCTCTTTCCGCTTCGTTTGCGCCTGTGGCGGCTGATACATCGCAAGGCCGATGTGGAGGCCGAATGGCTCGCCGGTCCGATTCGTGAGCGCATGGAGTTGATGAAGTGCCGCGCACTGGTGATGTGGGCAGACAGCTACGCAGAGGCGCGGCGGGTGGAGGCCTGGGCGACTGCCCGTGGCGTTGACCTCGGGACGTTGGGCGAATGCAGGAACTACTTCGACCGCAAGGCCCTGACGATTTCCGACAAGCTCCCCCATCTGTGGCGTGTTCGTGGCACCGCGCTCGTGTTTGCTTATATCGCCTGCCTGTTCATGACCTTTGGCGCGATTCTCCTGTCCAAAGACGAGGCGATGGTGTCCCTGAAGGCCAACGGCCACCGGTTTTACCTGTCGGCCGAAGGTGCCCATCCGCTTGGGGTTCCGCGTTATGCGGCGATGACCGTCACAGACTGCAAAACGAACGACGACCCCGCCGGCTTCAACGGCGATCGCGCCGATGTGTGCGACATTCTCAGCGACCCGCACCTGCCGGCAGCCGTGGTCTCCGACGTGAAGGCCCAGCATTTGGCGGGGGGTGCCTTGTGCGTCCTGGCCGCGTTCGTCTTGCTGCTTCTCTACCGGTGGACCGCGTCGGTCCGCTCCTCGCATGCCGTGCGAGACCAGATCGAGCGCCATGCAGCGGCAAGCATTCCGGTACCGTCAGGTGGGCCGGTCGGTCGCGAAAGCTGGTGA
- a CDS encoding recombinase family protein, giving the protein MSTDMQQYSILNQSLAITAYADAHGMRVVRTYRDEGRSGLTIEHRPGLLSLMNDIAGGRSTFETVLVLDVSRWGRFQNVDEAAYYEYLCWRAGVKVCYVAELFENDGSPFAMIVKGLKRAMAAEYSRELSGKTVIAHRTLASRGFHQGASPGYGLRRLLIDQFGKRRQILERGERKGTQTDRVVLVPGPLKEQRTVQWMFQQVVAGKTYTRIANELNERGSVTHFGKAWTYGRVHEVITSERYCGTLVYGREAKRLGGAVQQQPVSSWVRADGAISPIISRELFDAAQAAHKAQNGRVSTQAIVERTRRILEREGRLSIDLINADPGLPDSHAVARRFGGLTPLYRMLGYVQPRNPDVAAARELITTWRKSVTGFVEEWLRDAGSTVTRDTWTLCVDGVWTMSFTVVRAVGRQRMQFFNHRAVDDADIVVFVRTRIDEPVPRDYLVLPRVLFPVWPRSFHARNGPLIDQCTYPSLAVLGDLARLSRREVMRCG; this is encoded by the coding sequence ATGTCTACCGACATGCAGCAATACTCCATCCTCAACCAGAGTCTTGCCATCACGGCCTATGCGGACGCCCACGGTATGCGCGTTGTGCGTACTTACCGCGACGAAGGGCGCAGCGGCCTGACCATAGAGCACCGGCCCGGCCTGTTGTCATTGATGAATGACATCGCCGGGGGACGAAGCACGTTCGAAACCGTGCTTGTACTTGACGTATCGAGATGGGGGCGCTTCCAGAACGTTGACGAAGCCGCCTACTACGAATACCTGTGTTGGCGTGCAGGGGTGAAGGTCTGCTACGTCGCTGAGTTGTTCGAAAATGATGGGTCACCCTTCGCGATGATAGTGAAGGGGCTCAAACGGGCAATGGCCGCCGAATACAGCCGCGAGCTGTCGGGGAAGACGGTCATTGCCCATCGCACCCTGGCGTCCCGTGGATTCCATCAGGGGGCGAGTCCGGGATATGGCCTGCGCAGGTTGCTCATTGACCAGTTTGGCAAGAGGCGCCAGATTCTGGAGCGGGGCGAGCGGAAGGGGACGCAAACGGATCGTGTCGTTCTGGTACCTGGACCGTTGAAAGAGCAGCGCACCGTCCAGTGGATGTTTCAGCAGGTGGTTGCAGGAAAGACCTACACCCGCATCGCAAATGAACTCAATGAACGGGGGAGCGTCACGCACTTCGGGAAAGCCTGGACGTATGGCCGGGTGCATGAAGTCATCACGTCTGAGCGCTACTGCGGCACTCTGGTCTACGGGCGCGAAGCAAAGCGCCTTGGCGGGGCGGTTCAACAGCAGCCCGTCAGCTCATGGGTCCGTGCCGACGGTGCCATCTCGCCGATCATCAGCAGGGAGCTCTTTGATGCCGCCCAAGCCGCGCACAAGGCACAGAACGGCCGGGTGTCGACGCAGGCCATTGTTGAGCGGACGCGACGCATCCTTGAGCGGGAGGGGCGGCTGTCGATTGATCTTATCAATGCAGACCCAGGGTTGCCCGACAGCCATGCGGTTGCACGCCGCTTCGGCGGCCTGACACCGCTGTATCGCATGCTTGGCTACGTGCAGCCAAGAAATCCCGACGTTGCTGCGGCCAGAGAGCTCATCACGACGTGGCGAAAGTCGGTGACTGGATTTGTCGAAGAGTGGCTGAGGGACGCCGGATCGACGGTGACGCGCGACACGTGGACGCTTTGCGTTGATGGCGTGTGGACCATGTCGTTCACGGTTGTTCGGGCTGTTGGAAGGCAACGCATGCAGTTCTTCAACCACCGGGCGGTGGACGACGCGGACATCGTGGTCTTCGTCCGCACCCGGATAGACGAACCGGTGCCGCGCGACTACCTCGTTTTGCCCCGTGTCTTGTTTCCCGTCTGGCCACGGTCGTTCCATGCGCGAAATGGACCATTGATTGACCAATGCACGTATCCGTCGCTCGCAGTCCTTGGTGATCTGGCGCGATTGTCCAGACGGGAGGTCATGCGGTGTGGATAA
- a CDS encoding DUF6602 domain-containing protein produces the protein MQRLAGLSVKAHTVDIKKYFRDLTHESQALKNRVRNLMTTPHWLSDGEWKESVIRSMIRRIIGHDIAVGRGFVVSDNMASSQVDVLLYDASHPVLHRDGDFVFIMPAACRGIIEVKTQLGYAQFASAIERLADDAMQIRHAGGMKLDFVGLFAFDPNERADEGRRALSALARVAGGEWERVVDHVVLGPSTFLRFWDRDEGDVPGQHWSLYELDRMSPGYFLHNLVLRLSATPAEGHEVWFPREGKLAHRIAVRRL, from the coding sequence GTGCAACGATTGGCCGGGCTTTCCGTCAAGGCGCATACGGTGGACATCAAAAAATACTTTCGCGACCTCACCCATGAATCACAGGCGCTGAAGAACCGCGTCCGCAACCTGATGACGACGCCCCACTGGCTGTCGGACGGGGAATGGAAGGAGTCGGTCATCCGCTCGATGATTCGGCGCATCATCGGGCACGATATCGCAGTCGGCCGGGGATTCGTCGTCTCCGACAACATGGCAAGCTCACAAGTCGACGTGCTGTTGTACGACGCTTCCCATCCGGTGCTCCATCGTGATGGCGATTTCGTTTTCATTATGCCGGCCGCCTGCCGGGGCATCATCGAGGTCAAGACGCAGCTCGGCTACGCGCAGTTCGCATCGGCCATCGAGCGTCTTGCCGATGACGCCATGCAGATCCGCCATGCGGGAGGCATGAAGCTTGATTTTGTCGGGCTCTTTGCCTTTGACCCGAACGAACGGGCCGACGAGGGGAGAAGGGCGTTGTCGGCGCTCGCGAGGGTGGCCGGAGGCGAGTGGGAGCGGGTGGTTGACCATGTCGTCCTCGGGCCATCGACCTTTCTGCGATTCTGGGACCGGGATGAAGGTGATGTGCCCGGGCAGCATTGGTCGCTCTACGAGCTCGACCGCATGAGCCCGGGCTACTTTCTCCACAACCTGGTGCTGAGGCTGTCTGCCACGCCCGCCGAGGGGCACGAGGTCTGGTTTCCTCGTGAAGGTAAGTTGGCTCATCGCATCGCCGTGCGTCGCCTGTGA
- a CDS encoding site-specific integrase, whose protein sequence is MRIPHYLVRAPSGVFHFRRRVPAVVATLLKKHVVKKSLGTRELSVGRDLALHLWRAYDELHSVLKVMGMSGKKWDVDELAALLNRRGINYKLKVGADGSIELETKDAADHIEAMEAIDRIGDMRKEVMVQAWMRDGWSPNAPTPTAPKPVSHPSAPIPQATPVSASPQAALPEAVMPLGKATTQWLADIKKDTVPKTLVSKRLALEDFARSVGESTPVHECTRVPIGAWVSELRARDLATPTIVNRLSYVRGFLAWAKGKGFIHFEAHSNPASGQASYGAREKRQRKKHGFRAYNDAQLKLLFAPDNLKKLNTDAQLGMWMGLFTGARVSEIGQLALSDFFDVDGIPCLRITDEGVGQSTKNEVSNRIIPVHPEFIRMGLLIRVERLRAAGERRLFPKSGRRATKAGAAINGQGDWLSKAFGRHLSAILPKPETGKLGFHSFRKTLIQHLQAHGIEAEVRAAYVGHDLDDEHHNTYSDDVPKQQVLDAIQKLDYPVKPDTDAFA, encoded by the coding sequence ATGCGCATCCCGCACTACCTTGTCCGAGCTCCCAGTGGAGTCTTCCATTTCCGGCGGAGAGTTCCCGCCGTTGTTGCCACACTCCTGAAAAAGCACGTCGTCAAGAAGAGTCTCGGCACGCGGGAGCTGAGTGTTGGCCGCGACCTCGCCCTGCATCTTTGGCGTGCGTATGATGAGCTCCATTCAGTGCTGAAGGTCATGGGCATGTCAGGGAAGAAATGGGACGTCGACGAGCTCGCTGCACTGCTCAACCGGCGCGGCATCAATTACAAACTGAAAGTCGGCGCCGACGGCTCCATCGAGCTTGAAACGAAGGATGCGGCCGACCACATCGAAGCCATGGAAGCCATTGACCGCATCGGCGACATGAGAAAAGAAGTCATGGTCCAGGCGTGGATGCGGGACGGGTGGAGCCCGAACGCGCCCACGCCCACTGCGCCGAAACCCGTGTCCCATCCCTCTGCACCAATCCCTCAGGCAACACCGGTCTCAGCATCACCCCAGGCCGCACTGCCCGAGGCGGTGATGCCCCTTGGCAAAGCCACCACGCAGTGGTTGGCCGACATCAAGAAAGACACGGTCCCCAAAACCCTGGTCTCCAAGCGGCTCGCGCTGGAAGACTTCGCACGTTCGGTCGGGGAGTCAACACCCGTGCACGAGTGCACGCGTGTGCCCATTGGTGCCTGGGTCTCCGAGCTGCGCGCAAGGGACCTTGCCACCCCGACTATTGTCAACCGCCTCTCGTACGTTCGTGGGTTTCTGGCCTGGGCCAAGGGCAAGGGCTTTATTCATTTCGAGGCCCACTCCAATCCGGCATCGGGGCAGGCCTCGTATGGCGCGCGCGAAAAACGCCAGCGGAAAAAGCATGGTTTTCGCGCCTACAACGATGCCCAGTTGAAGTTGCTCTTTGCACCGGACAATCTCAAGAAGCTCAACACCGACGCGCAGCTTGGCATGTGGATGGGCCTGTTCACCGGCGCGCGTGTCTCGGAAATCGGACAGCTTGCACTCAGTGACTTCTTCGACGTCGATGGCATCCCATGTCTTCGCATCACCGATGAAGGGGTCGGGCAAAGCACCAAAAACGAGGTATCCAACCGCATCATCCCGGTCCACCCTGAGTTCATCCGGATGGGACTTCTCATACGCGTCGAGCGCCTGCGTGCTGCAGGTGAAAGACGCCTGTTCCCCAAATCCGGCCGTCGTGCCACAAAAGCAGGTGCGGCCATCAACGGGCAGGGCGACTGGTTGTCGAAAGCCTTTGGCCGGCATCTCTCCGCCATCCTTCCCAAGCCAGAAACCGGCAAGCTCGGCTTTCATTCCTTTCGCAAGACCCTCATCCAGCACCTCCAGGCGCACGGCATCGAGGCGGAGGTGCGTGCCGCATACGTCGGCCATGACCTCGACGACGAGCACCACAACACGTACTCGGACGATGTGCCAAAGCAGCAGGTGCTCGACGCCATCCAGAAACTTGACTATCCGGTCAAGCCCGACACTGACGCGTTTGCCTAG
- the serS gene encoding serine--tRNA ligase, whose translation MLDPALLRGRLAETAERLRAARNFDLDVATIERLESERKSLSTETQELQNLRNTRSKAIGQAKAKGEDVAPLMAEVAGIGDKLKANEHALADVQAKLAAIAEGIPNLPDAEVAIGKDESENVEILRWGHARAFDFPVKDHVDVGARHGWLDADAGAKLSGARFTVLRGQLAHLHRALAQFMLDLHTTRHGYLEHNIPLIVNADAMYGTSQLPKFEEDLFGVMVDDKKRYLIPTSEVALTNLVRDSIIEADQLPMRLTAHSMCFRAEAGSYGRDTRGMIRQHQFEKVEMVQVTTPETSMAALEEMVGHAEAVLQALNLPYRKVMLCTGDMGFAAAKTYDLEVWLPSQNTYREISSCSNCTDFQARRMQARWRNPATGKPELAHTLNGSGLAVGRTLVAVMENYQQADGSVVVPEVLRPYMAGVEAIS comes from the coding sequence ATGCTGGATCCCGCACTCCTGCGCGGCCGCCTCGCCGAAACGGCAGAACGCCTCCGCGCCGCCCGCAATTTCGACCTCGACGTCGCCACTATCGAGCGTCTGGAATCCGAGCGTAAGTCCCTGTCCACGGAGACCCAGGAGCTGCAGAACCTGCGTAACACCCGTTCCAAGGCCATCGGCCAGGCGAAAGCCAAGGGTGAGGACGTGGCGCCGCTCATGGCCGAAGTGGCCGGTATCGGCGACAAGCTGAAAGCCAACGAGCATGCCTTGGCTGACGTGCAGGCCAAGCTGGCCGCCATAGCCGAGGGGATCCCGAACCTGCCGGACGCTGAAGTGGCGATCGGCAAGGACGAGAGCGAGAACGTCGAGATCCTGCGCTGGGGCCACGCCCGGGCGTTCGATTTCCCGGTGAAAGACCACGTCGATGTCGGCGCCCGCCACGGCTGGCTCGATGCCGACGCCGGCGCCAAGCTCAGCGGTGCCCGCTTCACCGTGCTCCGCGGCCAGCTGGCCCACCTGCACCGTGCGCTCGCCCAGTTCATGCTGGATCTGCACACCACGCGCCACGGCTACCTCGAGCACAACATCCCGCTCATCGTGAACGCCGATGCCATGTACGGCACCAGCCAGCTTCCCAAGTTCGAGGAAGACCTGTTTGGCGTGATGGTGGATGACAAGAAGCGTTACCTCATTCCGACCTCGGAAGTGGCGCTGACCAACCTTGTCCGCGACAGCATCATCGAAGCCGACCAGCTGCCGATGCGCCTTACCGCGCATTCGATGTGCTTCCGCGCTGAAGCCGGCAGCTACGGCCGCGATACGCGCGGCATGATCCGCCAGCACCAGTTCGAGAAGGTCGAGATGGTGCAGGTGACCACGCCCGAGACCTCGATGGCGGCGCTGGAAGAAATGGTCGGCCACGCCGAAGCCGTGCTGCAGGCGCTGAACCTGCCGTACCGCAAGGTGATGCTCTGCACCGGCGACATGGGCTTCGCCGCCGCCAAGACCTACGACCTCGAAGTGTGGCTGCCCAGCCAGAACACCTATCGCGAGATCAGCAGCTGCTCCAACTGCACGGATTTCCAGGCTCGCCGCATGCAGGCGCGCTGGCGGAACCCGGCTACGGGCAAGCCGGAGCTGGCTCATACGTTGAATGGTTCTGGGCTGGCCGTGGGCCGTACGCTCGTCGCTGTGATGGAGAATTATCAGCAGGCCGATGGGAGTGTGGTGGTGCCTGAGGTGCTGCGGCCGTATATGGCTGGGGTTGAGGCGATTAGCTGA
- a CDS encoding FAD-dependent monooxygenase translates to MDDVLISGAGPTGLVLALWLTAQGVKVRIIDKKPGPGDTSRAMVVQARTLELYRQLDLAEAVIADGHGMTAINMWTRGRRAARLALADAGAGISPYPSPLIYPQDHHERLLGARLEAMGVTIERNTELVSFEQAPDLVSATLRRADGSEETTSARYLAGCDGARSTVRDQLGIGFEGGTYRSVFYVADVKLSGLASPEEGHVSIERGDFVLALPYGKEGKARLVGAVADERAERAEALTFEDVHQDAIKRLGVTVDEVGWFSTYRVHHRVAETFRSDRAFLLGDAGHVHSPAGGQGMNTGILDAINLAWKLAEVLQGEAPDALLDTYNRERQAFAHQLVHTTDRGFSLMTAGGAAANFLRVYMLPYAAHMAFELGAARQAMFKLVSQTELAYHDSALSEGRAGKVRGGDRLPWVRVGDKDNFAPLERIGWQVHVYGESRPELMAWCLHRGVALRDFAWEPVYAKAGLAEGAAYLLRPDTWVALAEPEGRVEALEAYFASHSLHPGRAKAGEAMT, encoded by the coding sequence ATGGACGACGTACTCATCAGTGGTGCCGGTCCTACGGGGCTCGTGCTTGCCCTGTGGCTTACCGCCCAGGGCGTGAAAGTGCGCATCATCGACAAGAAGCCCGGCCCGGGCGATACCTCGCGGGCGATGGTGGTGCAGGCGCGGACGCTGGAGCTTTATCGCCAGCTTGATCTCGCCGAAGCCGTGATCGCCGATGGCCATGGCATGACCGCGATCAACATGTGGACGCGTGGGCGTCGCGCGGCTCGGCTCGCCCTGGCGGATGCGGGTGCAGGGATTTCGCCGTATCCCTCGCCGTTGATCTATCCGCAGGATCACCACGAACGCCTGCTTGGTGCACGGCTGGAAGCGATGGGCGTCACGATTGAACGCAACACGGAGCTCGTGTCGTTCGAGCAGGCGCCTGATCTGGTGAGTGCCACGCTTCGCCGTGCGGATGGCAGTGAAGAAACCACCTCGGCACGTTATCTCGCCGGTTGCGATGGTGCGCGTTCCACCGTGCGTGATCAGCTCGGTATTGGCTTTGAAGGCGGCACGTACCGTTCGGTGTTCTACGTAGCGGATGTAAAGCTCAGTGGGCTCGCTTCGCCGGAAGAAGGTCATGTATCGATCGAGCGCGGCGACTTCGTCCTGGCCTTGCCCTACGGCAAGGAAGGCAAGGCACGCCTTGTCGGCGCGGTAGCCGATGAACGTGCCGAACGCGCCGAAGCCCTGACGTTCGAAGACGTCCATCAGGATGCGATCAAACGCCTCGGTGTCACGGTAGACGAGGTCGGCTGGTTCTCCACCTACCGCGTGCACCACCGCGTGGCGGAAACCTTCCGCAGCGACCGCGCGTTCCTCCTCGGCGACGCCGGCCACGTCCACAGCCCGGCAGGCGGGCAGGGCATGAACACCGGCATCCTCGATGCGATCAACCTGGCGTGGAAACTCGCCGAGGTGCTGCAGGGCGAAGCGCCCGATGCCTTGCTCGATACCTACAACCGCGAGCGGCAAGCCTTCGCTCATCAACTGGTGCACACCACCGACCGCGGCTTCTCGCTGATGACCGCAGGCGGCGCGGCGGCCAACTTCCTCCGCGTCTACATGCTGCCGTATGCCGCGCACATGGCCTTCGAGCTGGGCGCGGCACGCCAGGCGATGTTCAAGCTGGTCTCGCAGACCGAGCTGGCCTATCACGACAGCGCCCTCAGCGAAGGCCGGGCAGGGAAGGTGCGAGGCGGCGACCGCCTGCCGTGGGTGCGGGTGGGCGACAAGGACAACTTCGCCCCGCTGGAGCGGATCGGCTGGCAGGTGCACGTCTACGGCGAATCCCGGCCTGAGCTGATGGCCTGGTGCCTGCACCGCGGGGTGGCCCTGCGCGACTTCGCCTGGGAGCCGGTCTACGCCAAAGCCGGCCTGGCCGAGGGCGCCGCCTACCTGCTTCGGCCCGACACCTGGGTGGCCCTGGCGGAGCCGGAGGGCCGGGTAGAGGCCCTCGAGGCCTACTTCGCCAGCCACAGCCTGCATCCGGGGCGGGCCAAAGCCGGGGAGGCCATGACATAA
- a CDS encoding SRPBCC family protein produces MHRVNVTHYFPFPAEKVFRAWLDQDTVGEWLFATPEGEMVEVALNPKVGGSYRIVERREDGDILHTGTYERIDPPHELEFSFSVPHYDPGSVHVRIQIVNVPGGCNLTLTHEVEEQWLKPSTHGWQTMLSNLEATL; encoded by the coding sequence ATGCATCGCGTCAACGTCACGCACTACTTTCCGTTTCCGGCGGAAAAGGTTTTTCGCGCCTGGCTGGACCAGGACACCGTGGGTGAGTGGCTGTTCGCCACGCCCGAAGGTGAGATGGTGGAGGTGGCGCTAAACCCGAAGGTGGGCGGTAGTTATCGCATTGTGGAACGCCGCGAAGACGGCGACATCCTGCACACCGGCACCTACGAACGCATCGACCCGCCGCACGAACTCGAATTCAGCTTCTCCGTTCCGCATTATGATCCGGGCTCCGTCCATGTCCGTATCCAGATCGTCAATGTCCCTGGCGGCTGCAACCTCACGCTTACCCACGAAGTGGAGGAGCAGTGGCTAAAGCCCAGCACCCACGGCTGGCAAACCATGCTGAGCAACCTGGAAGCCACCCTCTAA
- a CDS encoding DUF2589 domain-containing protein — MPDELVNMSSQFKGLPMGDLIGSPLQAACEAQVKLAQATADFIKVIGFMPPTDPSKDPTGVGATRTASFRFKRPVDDPKNPGGIAEEDVELEVPLLAIVKVPNLSVTKVDITFDMEVKSSFSSTESEDKKGEFSAEMSIGWGIFKATAKVSGSVATHKENTRKSDNSARYHVEVHAEDNGMPEGLARVMDILQTACAPRKVGAPVSVTDAAPAGGG; from the coding sequence ATGCCTGATGAACTCGTCAATATGAGTAGTCAGTTCAAGGGCCTGCCGATGGGCGACCTGATCGGGTCGCCATTGCAGGCCGCGTGCGAAGCGCAGGTCAAGCTGGCCCAGGCCACCGCGGATTTCATCAAGGTCATCGGCTTCATGCCGCCGACCGATCCGTCGAAGGATCCCACCGGCGTCGGCGCGACCCGTACGGCGTCGTTCCGCTTCAAGCGGCCGGTCGATGATCCGAAGAACCCGGGCGGTATCGCCGAGGAAGATGTCGAACTCGAGGTGCCGCTGCTGGCGATCGTGAAGGTGCCCAACCTGAGCGTCACCAAGGTCGACATCACCTTCGACATGGAAGTGAAGTCGTCCTTCAGCTCGACCGAAAGCGAAGACAAGAAGGGCGAATTCAGCGCCGAGATGTCGATCGGCTGGGGCATCTTCAAGGCCACCGCGAAGGTCTCCGGCTCGGTGGCTACGCACAAGGAAAACACCCGCAAGTCCGATAACTCCGCGCGTTACCATGTGGAGGTGCATGCCGAAGACAACGGTATGCCGGAAGGCCTGGCGCGCGTCATGGACATCCTGCAAACCGCTTGCGCACCGCGCAAGGTCGGTGCCCCGGTGTCGGTGACCGATGCGGCTCCGGCGGGTGGTGGCTGA
- a CDS encoding DUF2589 domain-containing protein yields the protein MAAQTSLNSLIEAIAGAVVDAQDRIEQHQMAHLSDFFDDNNRPKSVVIRMPSLHPQAGEDDEDLYRAPILPLVSMNVLRIKDVEITFDADLGPLVEGDPPEPEEHGEAPAWKGKPPASRPHLRVDPNGGGNTRSGGSVHVVLRVEGTEPTDGAARLMNHLSQTQGVFKTFKPGD from the coding sequence ATGGCGGCGCAGACCTCGCTCAACAGCCTGATCGAAGCCATCGCCGGCGCGGTGGTCGATGCGCAGGACCGCATCGAGCAGCACCAGATGGCGCACCTGTCGGACTTCTTCGACGACAACAACCGTCCGAAGAGCGTGGTGATTCGCATGCCTTCGCTACACCCGCAAGCCGGCGAAGACGATGAAGACCTGTACCGGGCGCCGATCCTTCCGCTGGTTTCGATGAACGTGCTGCGCATCAAGGATGTGGAGATCACCTTCGATGCCGACCTCGGCCCGCTGGTGGAAGGCGACCCGCCGGAACCGGAGGAGCACGGCGAAGCGCCCGCCTGGAAGGGCAAGCCGCCGGCATCACGGCCGCATCTTCGCGTGGACCCGAACGGTGGCGGCAATACGCGCAGCGGTGGCTCCGTGCATGTGGTGCTGCGCGTCGAAGGCACCGAGCCCACCGATGGCGCGGCGCGGCTCATGAACCACCTTTCGCAGACCCAGGGGGTCTTCAAGACGTTCAAGCCCGGCGACTAA
- a CDS encoding glycoside hydrolase family 108 protein: MADFNSFFPTLLKHEGGFVNDPADPGGATNKGVTLKTFQLFAKSLLNIEPTLDNLKALTDEQAGKIYKKQYWDAIHGDAIALQPLANIVFDFQVNAGGNASRLLQRVLNQLGATPPLREDGVVGAGTLAALAKADAKAVYARYKQGRKDYYTNLVNQRPALAKFLKGWLNRVDSFPDLGAA, encoded by the coding sequence ATGGCCGACTTCAATTCGTTTTTCCCCACGCTGCTGAAACATGAGGGCGGCTTCGTCAACGACCCAGCGGACCCGGGTGGTGCGACGAACAAGGGTGTGACCCTGAAAACGTTCCAGCTGTTTGCGAAGTCGCTGCTCAACATCGAGCCGACGCTCGATAACCTGAAAGCGCTGACCGACGAGCAGGCCGGAAAGATCTACAAGAAGCAGTACTGGGATGCGATCCACGGCGATGCGATTGCCCTGCAGCCGCTCGCGAACATCGTCTTCGATTTCCAGGTGAACGCCGGCGGTAATGCGTCGCGCCTGCTCCAGCGCGTGCTGAACCAGCTGGGTGCGACGCCGCCGCTTCGGGAGGATGGCGTGGTCGGCGCGGGCACGCTCGCCGCGCTGGCGAAGGCCGATGCGAAAGCCGTGTACGCCCGCTACAAACAGGGCCGCAAGGATTACTACACGAACCTGGTGAACCAGCGGCCCGCGCTGGCCAAGTTCCTCAAGGGCTGGCTCAACCGCGTGGATTCGTTTCCCGACCTGGGAGCGGCCTAA
- a CDS encoding response regulator produces the protein MPVTVLLADEHALLREGVAALLGSSPRYEVIGSTADGRDCMRRALRSQPGLIVFDCAMRGLSGLEAVRRIAPRCPHTRLLCLSAYDDSRWVRAAFDAGAHGYVLKRDGFEVLREAIDTVMRSRYFISPDIAHLLVDGIRRQGAPAFGRGEALSAREREITQLFAEGLSARDIAERLHVSVKTVGTHREHIMAKLGINGIAQLTRYALKEGLTTLDH, from the coding sequence ATGCCGGTTACCGTCTTGCTCGCCGACGAGCATGCCCTGCTGCGCGAGGGCGTGGCCGCACTGCTCGGTTCCTCACCGCGATACGAAGTCATCGGCAGCACCGCCGATGGGCGCGATTGCATGCGCCGCGCGCTGCGCAGCCAGCCTGGCCTGATCGTGTTCGACTGCGCCATGCGCGGGCTAAGTGGCCTGGAAGCCGTGCGGCGGATCGCACCACGTTGCCCGCATACGCGCCTGCTTTGCCTTTCCGCGTACGACGATTCGCGCTGGGTGCGCGCCGCCTTCGACGCCGGAGCGCACGGCTACGTGCTGAAGCGCGATGGCTTCGAGGTGCTGCGCGAGGCGATCGACACGGTGATGCGCTCGCGCTACTTCATCAGCCCGGACATCGCGCATCTCCTCGTGGACGGTATCCGCCGCCAGGGCGCACCCGCGTTCGGTCGAGGCGAAGCGCTCAGCGCCCGCGAACGCGAGATCACCCAGCTGTTCGCCGAAGGCCTGAGCGCCCGCGACATCGCCGAACGCCTGCACGTCAGCGTGAAAACGGTAGGCACCCACCGCGAACACATCATGGCGAAACTAGGTATCAACGGCATCGCCCAACTCACACGCTACGCCCTAAAAGAAGGCCTGACCACCCTCGACCACTAA